Genomic window (Candidatus Saccharibacteria bacterium oral taxon 488):
GAGTTGGAGCAGATTATTCACGAGCATGCCGCGCGGTCGGACAGTCCGGTTGATTATGACGAGAGTCGGATCGCGGCGGGAGCGCTGCAATTTAGTAAAAAGACAGCTGGTGATTTGGTGACGCCGATGGATGAGGTGTTTGCGGTCGATTTGGATGACGAGCTAGACGCGACACTATTAGCACAGATCAAGCATGCTGGATATTCGCGGATCCCGGTGCGTGACGATGAACGGTTGGTAGGGGTTTTGTATGTCAAAGATGTGGTGGGGCGCGAGCTGCCGCTACCGATTAGTCAACTATACCGTGATAAGATCCATGACATCGACGCGCGGTCGCGGCTGGACACGGTGCTCAGCCGATTTATTCAAACGCGCAGCCATTTGTTCGTGGTGATGGATGACGAGAGGGAGCTGGGGATTGTAACGCTAGAGGACGTGATTGAAGAGATTTTGGACCAGGAAATTGAGGATGAATACGACGAGAAATAGTAAATAGCTTGACTTTTTATAGTACCTTGTATAACATAGTACTATGTATAATGAAAATGCAAGGAGCATAGTATGAGAAGAATCGATATCATCAAGCGGGCGGGGCGGAATCTTCGCCAGTCAAAGGGTCGGACAATTTTGACATCGCTGGCAATTTCTGTCGGGGCGTTTACGATTGGGCTGGCGCTGATGGCTGGCGAGGGTGGCCGTTTGTATACCAATAGCATAGTCGATGCGGCTGGCGACAAGAAAGTGATTATGGTTGGTAAAAAAATTGAAGCCGAAAAGAAGGATCAATTGCCAGAGTATGGCAGTTCGGCAGAAGAGGCTGACAAGAATAAAGCATCGGCGGCGCGTAGCAAATATTTGCTCAATGACAAGGATTTGGAGAAGATCCGACGAACACCGCACGTAAAAACGGTAACACCGGCGTATTCAACTGACGGCGTTGCTTATGCTAAAAGCTCAGCCAGTGATAAAAAATTTGCATTGACTGTGGCTGTTAAAATGGATAGAACTCGAGCAGAATTGGCGGCGGGGTCACTGGAAGATTTCATGCCAAAGCCAGGTGAGATCATCATCCCAGATGATTATGTGAAGCAGTTAGGTTTTAAGGATGCGCAGTCGGCGATTGGTCAGACGATTACCTTGGGTGTGCGCAGCGCAGCGCAGGGTGGAGATGTCGCCAAAGAGGCGTCGTTCAAGATTGCGGCAGTGGACAAAAAATCAGACACAGTTTTGTTTTATGAACCAATGCTGAGGATTTCGACGGCTGATGCTAAGGCTATCTATGAATTTAGCCATGATAAGAGCCAACCGCATCAGTATTCAACGGCGATTGCTATGGTGGATGATGAGAAAAATGTTGATGCTGCTAAAGATGCGATTGGCAAGGACTATAACGCATATTCGATTCAGGATATCCGGAAGGCGTTGCTAACGATGGTCAATGTGGCGCAGGTGGCACTGGCAGGATTCGGCGGCTTGGCGCTGCTGGCCAGTGTGTTCGGGATTATTAACACTATGTATATTTCGGTACTGGAGCGAACTAGTCAAATTGGTTTAATGAAGGCGCTGGGGATGCGTGGTCGTGATATTGGCAAGTTGTTTCGCTACGAGGCAGCGTGGGTTGGTTTGTTAGGCGGCTTGATTGGCGTTGGACTGGCAAGCTTGGTGACGTTGCTGAACCCAGTGATTGCCAGCTTCTTAAAATTAGGTGCCGGGACTAATTTGCTAGTAATTGATCCGCTGCAAATCGGACTGTTGGTAATCGGACTGGTAGCGATGGCAATAATTTCTGGCTGGTTGCCAAGCCGCAAAGCAACAAAGCTAGACCCAATTGAGGCATTAAGGACGGAATAGGAGAGAGATCATGATTGAACTAAAGAATGTGACGAAGATTTACGGCAAAAAGAAAAACCAATTTACGGCGCTGAAAAATGTCAGCTTGACTATTCCGACAGGAGCGAGCGTGGCAATCCTCGGTAAATCTGGTTCAGGAAAATCGACGCTGATGCACGCGATCTCTGGGCTGGACAGGCCACAGCATGGTCAGGTGATCATCGACGGGCAAGACATCTTGCAGCTAAAGCCGAAGCGTGTCGATGAATTCCGTGCTAAAAAAATCGGCTTTATCTTCCAGAGCTTTTTTGTCCAAGGCAATGAAAGTGTGGTTGATAATGTCAGTTTGCCGCTG
Coding sequences:
- a CDS encoding DUF21 domain-containing protein, with product MSDVLLLMMAVVLLVLSGSFSGLNIGLMMARPDDLRRKARQGDVIAARVYRYRKDGYYLIFCILLGNVGVNTAMSILLGNMTNGVVGGLIATLLITMFGEILPQAIFTQRGYRFVRHFFWLLDVIYVLFWPLARPMSKLLNRWLGKEAPQLYSHQELEQIIHEHAARSDSPVDYDESRIAAGALQFSKKTAGDLVTPMDEVFAVDLDDELDATLLAQIKHAGYSRIPVRDDERLVGVLYVKDVVGRELPLPISQLYRDKIHDIDARSRLDTVLSRFIQTRSHLFVVMDDERELGIVTLEDVIEEILDQEIEDEYDEK
- a CDS encoding ABC transporter permease — protein: MRRIDIIKRAGRNLRQSKGRTILTSLAISVGAFTIGLALMAGEGGRLYTNSIVDAAGDKKVIMVGKKIEAEKKDQLPEYGSSAEEADKNKASAARSKYLLNDKDLEKIRRTPHVKTVTPAYSTDGVAYAKSSASDKKFALTVAVKMDRTRAELAAGSLEDFMPKPGEIIIPDDYVKQLGFKDAQSAIGQTITLGVRSAAQGGDVAKEASFKIAAVDKKSDTVLFYEPMLRISTADAKAIYEFSHDKSQPHQYSTAIAMVDDEKNVDAAKDAIGKDYNAYSIQDIRKALLTMVNVAQVALAGFGGLALLASVFGIINTMYISVLERTSQIGLMKALGMRGRDIGKLFRYEAAWVGLLGGLIGVGLASLVTLLNPVIASFLKLGAGTNLLVIDPLQIGLLVIGLVAMAIISGWLPSRKATKLDPIEALRTE